A genomic stretch from Kogia breviceps isolate mKogBre1 chromosome 1, mKogBre1 haplotype 1, whole genome shotgun sequence includes:
- the LOC131759760 gene encoding G patch domain-containing protein 4 isoform X1, whose translation MSVTPEVKSRGMKFAEEQLLKHGWTRGKGLGRKENGITQALRVTLKQDTHGVGHDPAKEFTNYWWNDLFNKTAASLVVKTGQDGVQIRCLSKETTRHDHAKPNLLYQSLSLATSQDLYTLARWNLNLFKTATLTSSGEKPDNDLESCSDDDSQGPKPPKILTDEMMLQACEGRTAHKAARLGITMKAKLARLEAQEQAYLACLKGQDPGVPQLQSESKPPQKKKKKRKQKEEEEATATERNAEEYLEHTDQSVRKSKKKRRHREESVTDEREEAAIRHEEKETTGTSGLGELKNREQTDQSLRKRKKKRRQHEEEDLNMEEAVADGGTREAESRSCSDRKSRRSKKKRQQHQEEEDVLHVRDEGDEEDGRTRTAESKAYTGSSGRGKERQKQPEEERPGVHTDQRAKKKKQKKRN comes from the exons GCAAAGGCCTGGGCCGGAAGGAGAATGGCATCACCCAGGCCCTCAGGGTAACGCTGAAGCAGGACACTCATGGG GTGGGACACGACCCTGCCAAAGAGTTCACAAACTACTGGTGGAATGATCTCTTCAACAAGACTGCGGCCAGCTTGGTAGTGAAAACTGGGCAG GATGGCGTACAGATAAGGTGCCTGTCTAAGGAGACCACCCGTCATGATCACGCCAAGCCCAACTTGCTGTATCAGAG CCTGTCTCTCGCCACCTCTCAGGACCTCTACACTTTAGCCAGATGGAATCTGAATCTTTTCAAG ACGGCCACACTGACTTCAAGTGGGGAGAAGCCAGACAATGACTTGGAAAGCTGCAGTGATGACGACAGCCAGGGGCCCAAGCCTCCAAAGAT TCTGACTGATGAGATGATGCTCCAAGCCTGTGAGGGGCGAACAGCACATAA GGCTGCCCGTCTTGGGATCACGATGAAGGCTAAGCTTGCTCGGTTAGAGGCCCAGGAGCAGGCCTACCTGGCTTGTCTCAAAGGCCAGGACCCTGGGGTCCCTCAACTGCAGTCTGAGAGCAagcccccacaaaaaaagaaaaagaaaaggaagcagaaagaggaggaagaggccacGGCAACTGAAAGGAATGCAGAAGAGTACCTAGAACACACTGACCAGAGTGTcagaaaaagcaagaagaaaagacGGCATCGAGAAGAAAGTGTCACAGATGAGAGAGAGGAAGCAGCCATAAGGCATGAGGAAAAAGAGACCACAGGAACAAGTGGGCTTGGGGAATTGaaaaacagagaacaaactgatCAGTCCctcaggaaaaggaagaagaagaggaggcagCATGAGGAAGAAGACTTGAACATGGAGGAGGCTGTTGCAGATGGTGGGACCAGAGAAGCAGAAAGCAGATCATGCAGTGATCGGAAAAgtaggagaagcaagaagaaaagacagcagcatcaggaggaggaggatgtgttgCATGTAAGGGATGAAGGAGATGAGGAAGATGGCAGGACTAGGACAGCAGAGAGCAAGGCATACACTGGCTCAAGTGGCAGAGGTAAGGAGAGGCAGAAGCAACCAGAGGAGGAAAGACCTGGAGTCCACACTGACCAGCgagcaaaaaagaagaaacagaagaagagAAACTGA
- the LOC131759760 gene encoding G patch domain-containing protein 4 isoform X3, with protein sequence MSVTPEVKSRGMKFAEEQLLKHGWTRGKGLGRKENGITQALRVTLKQDTHGVGHDPAKEFTNYWWNDLFNKTAASLVVKTGQDGVQIRCLSKETTRHDHAKPNLLYQSLTDEMMLQACEGRTAHKAARLGITMKAKLARLEAQEQAYLACLKGQDPGVPQLQSESKPPQKKKKKRKQKEEEEATATERNAEEYLEHTDQSVRKSKKKRRHREESVTDEREEAAIRHEEKETTGTSGLGELKNREQTDQSLRKRKKKRRQHEEEDLNMEEAVADGGTREAESRSCSDRKSRRSKKKRQQHQEEEDVLHVRDEGDEEDGRTRTAESKAYTGSSGRGKERQKQPEEERPGVHTDQRAKKKKQKKRN encoded by the exons GCAAAGGCCTGGGCCGGAAGGAGAATGGCATCACCCAGGCCCTCAGGGTAACGCTGAAGCAGGACACTCATGGG GTGGGACACGACCCTGCCAAAGAGTTCACAAACTACTGGTGGAATGATCTCTTCAACAAGACTGCGGCCAGCTTGGTAGTGAAAACTGGGCAG GATGGCGTACAGATAAGGTGCCTGTCTAAGGAGACCACCCGTCATGATCACGCCAAGCCCAACTTGCTGTATCAGAG TCTGACTGATGAGATGATGCTCCAAGCCTGTGAGGGGCGAACAGCACATAA GGCTGCCCGTCTTGGGATCACGATGAAGGCTAAGCTTGCTCGGTTAGAGGCCCAGGAGCAGGCCTACCTGGCTTGTCTCAAAGGCCAGGACCCTGGGGTCCCTCAACTGCAGTCTGAGAGCAagcccccacaaaaaaagaaaaagaaaaggaagcagaaagaggaggaagaggccacGGCAACTGAAAGGAATGCAGAAGAGTACCTAGAACACACTGACCAGAGTGTcagaaaaagcaagaagaaaagacGGCATCGAGAAGAAAGTGTCACAGATGAGAGAGAGGAAGCAGCCATAAGGCATGAGGAAAAAGAGACCACAGGAACAAGTGGGCTTGGGGAATTGaaaaacagagaacaaactgatCAGTCCctcaggaaaaggaagaagaagaggaggcagCATGAGGAAGAAGACTTGAACATGGAGGAGGCTGTTGCAGATGGTGGGACCAGAGAAGCAGAAAGCAGATCATGCAGTGATCGGAAAAgtaggagaagcaagaagaaaagacagcagcatcaggaggaggaggatgtgttgCATGTAAGGGATGAAGGAGATGAGGAAGATGGCAGGACTAGGACAGCAGAGAGCAAGGCATACACTGGCTCAAGTGGCAGAGGTAAGGAGAGGCAGAAGCAACCAGAGGAGGAAAGACCTGGAGTCCACACTGACCAGCgagcaaaaaagaagaaacagaagaagagAAACTGA
- the NAXE gene encoding NAD(P)H-hydrate epimerase isoform X2 has protein sequence MSGLRALLGLGLLVAGSRLSLLKVQAGACRAGATWWGPQRLISGGRGDSEVMASSAVKYLSQEEAQAVDQELFNEYQFSVDQLMELAGLSCATAIAKGYQPTIYYPKRPNKPLFTALVTQCQKMDIPFLDEMPPEPMLIDELYELVVDAIFGFSFKGDVREPFRSILSVLSGLTVPIASIDIPSGWDVEKGNSGGIQPDLLISLTAPKKSATQFTGRYHYLGGRFVPPALEKKYQLNLPPYPDTECVYRLQ, from the exons ATGTCCGGGCTGCGGGCGCTCCTGGGGCTCGGGCTGCTGGTTGCGGGCTCGCGCCTATCGCTCCTCAAAGTCCAGGCCGGCGCCTGTCGCGCAGGAGCCACCTGGTGGGGGCCGCAGCGGCTGATCTCGGGTGGCCGCGGGGACTCAGAGGTCATGGCGAGCTCAGCAGTGAAGTACCTGAG CCAGGAGGAGGCCCAGGCCGTGGACCAGGAGCTGTTTAACGAGTACCAGTTCAGCGTGGACCAACTTATGGAGCTGGCCGGGCTGAGCTGTGCCACAGCCATTGCCAAG GGCTACCAGCCAACCATCTATTATCCTAAAAGGCCTAACAAGCCACTCTTCACTGCACTGGTGACCCAGTGCCAGAAAATGGACATCCCTTTCCTTGATGAAATGCCCCCAGAG CCCATGCTGATTGATGAACTATACGAGCTGGTGGTGGATGCCATCTTTGGCTTCAGCTTCAAGGGTGATGTTCGGGAGCCATTCCGCAGCATCCTGAGTGTCCTGAGTGGACTCACTGTGCCCATTGCCAGCATCGACATTCCCTCAG GATGGGATGTGGAGAAGGGAAACTCTGGAGGGATCCAGCCAGACTTGCTCATCTCCCTGACAGCACCCAAAAAGTCTGCAACCCAGTTTACTGGTCGCTACCACTACCTGGGGGGTCGTTTCGTGCCTCCTGCTCTGGAAAAGAAGTACCAGCTAAACCTGCCACCCTACCCTGACACAGAGTGTGTCTATCGTCTGCAGTGA
- the TTC24 gene encoding tetratricopeptide repeat protein 24, whose protein sequence is MSSLNTEDTPQEPSPSLSSSKKKKKKRKWPRQEASIQALTRAGHRALLAGQNHEALTSFQRAFLLASKSPQTRDTPVLRACAFNLGAAYVETGDPARGLELLLRAQPQETVQGGCHGDQCFNVALAYHALGDLPQALAWYHKALGHYQPLGDQGQAQAKMGACYQALGQPELAAHCLQEASWAYAQAGQPGAAALALGTAAGCMLKSGQHGVGDVVQVLEESRRLAERSTERGLLGRLYNDLGLGYSQLQLFPLAAEAFRQALPLCQGPGEEATVLRNLGMAHNALGNYQEAREFHQKAADTHGSVGQRWEQGRSFGSLAFALSQLGDHKAARDNYLHALQAARDTGDVKGQWQACEGLGAAAARLGQHDQALKYYKEALARCQKEPDSVRERLVAKLTDAIRTHLAQGGLLATHTLTSAPGGTQAPGGACPVVGTPARVGKGTAGVRHRSSDRWEDELEEGHEGKEEELANVLTTSWAPRLERPRPRAHLSFGGQGPLRMENSGLLVTNGPHNKSNLNNPHPALEAQSVPSLLHSLSVGLSKRESSAELGDRRLKPTASCPGACEQRSSKQPRETPSRNPQRRSTESGFCVIM, encoded by the exons ATGTCTTCCCTCAACACTGAGGATACCCCACAAGAGCCCTCGCCCTCGCTTTCAAgctccaagaagaaaaagaagaaaagaaagtggcCACGGCAAGAGGCCAGCATCCAAGCCCTCACCAGGGCTGGCCACAGGGCCCTATTGGCTGGTCAGAATCACGAGGCCTTGACCAGCTTCCAGAGGGCCTTCCTCCTGGCTTCCAAGTCACCGCAAACCAGGGACACCCCTGTTCTCCGGGCCTGTGCCTTCAACCTGGGGGCTGCCTACGTGGAGACTGGGGACCCAGCCAGAGGGCTTGAGCTGCTCCTACGAGCTCAACCTCAAGAGACAGTCCAGGGCGGGTGTCATGGCGACCAGTGTTTCAACGTGGCTTTGGCTTACCATGCCCTGGGCGACCTGCCTCAGGCTTTGGCCTGGTATCACAAGGCCCTGGGCCACTACCAGCCACTAGGTGACCAGGGGCAAGCCCAGGCGAAAATGGGAGCCTGCTACCAGGCTCTGGGACAGCCTGAGCTAGCAGCCCACTGCCTGCAGGAAGCAAGCTGGGCCTATGCCCAAGCAGGGCAGCccggggctgcagccctggcacTGGGGACTGCAGCGGGCTGTATGCTGAAGAGCGGGCAGCATGGGGTGGGTGATGTGGTGCAGGTGCTGGAGGAGAGCCGGAGGCTTGCTGAGAGGAGCACTGAGCGAGGACTGCTGG GGCGACTCTACAACGACCTAGGCCTGGGCTATTCCCAGCTCCAGCTGTTCCCGCTAGCAGCAGAGGCCTTCCGGCAAGCCCTGCCCCTGTGCCAGGGACCAGGAGAGGAGGCCACGGTGCTAAGAAACCTTGGGATGGCCCACAACGCCCTCGGCAACTATCAGGAAGCCCGGGAGTTTCACCAGAAGGCTGCCGACACGCacg GCTCTGTAGGGCAGCGGTGGGAGCAGGGCCGGAGCTTTGGAAGCCTGGCATTTGCACTGAGCCAGCTGGGAGACCACAAGGCTGCCAGAGACAACTATCTACATGCTCTGCAGGCTGCCCGGGACACTG GGGACGTGAAGGGGCAATGGCAGGCCTGTGAGGGTCTGGGGGCTGCTGCAGCCAGACTGGGGCAGCATGACCAGGCTTTGAAGTACTATAAGGAAGCGCTGGCTCGGTGTCAG AAGGAGCCAGATTCTGTGCGAGAGCGGCTGGTGGCCAAGTTGACAGACGCCATAAGGACCCACTTGGCCCAGGGTGGGCTGCTCGCGACCCACACCCTG ACCTCAGCTCCAGGGGGGACCCAGGCTCCAGGTGGGGCCTGCCCCGTGGTGGGGACCCCAGCCAGGGTGGGAAAAGGCACAGCAGGAGTGCGGCACAG ATCTTCTGATAGGTGGGAAGATGAGTTAGAGGAGGGCCACgaggggaaagaggaagagtTGGCGAATGTTCTCACGACGTCTTGGGCACCAAGACTGGAGC GTCCAAGACCCAGAGCCCATCTCTCATTTGGAGGGCAAGGCCCCCTCAGAATGGAGAACTCTGGCCTTCTGGTCACCAACGGCCCCCACAACAAGAG CAATCTGAACAACCCTCACCCGGCTCTGGAGGCCCAGagtgtcccctccctcctgcacagCCTCAGTGTAGGCCTCAGCAAAAGGGAGAGTTCTGCTGAACTGGGGGACAGGCGTCTTAAGCCTACTGCCtcctgccctggagcctgcgagcaGAG gTCATCCAAACAGCCCAGGGAAACCCCCAGCAGGAACCCTCAGAGGAGATCCACTGAGTCTGGCTTCTGCGTGATCATGTGA
- the LOC131759760 gene encoding G patch domain-containing protein 4 isoform X2 — MSVTPEVKSRGMKFAEEQLLKHGWTRGKGLGRKENGITQALRVTLKQDTHGVGHDPAKEFTNYWWNDLFNKTAASLVVKTGQDGVQIRCLSKETTRHDHAKPNLLYQRFVKTATLTSSGEKPDNDLESCSDDDSQGPKPPKILTDEMMLQACEGRTAHKAARLGITMKAKLARLEAQEQAYLACLKGQDPGVPQLQSESKPPQKKKKKRKQKEEEEATATERNAEEYLEHTDQSVRKSKKKRRHREESVTDEREEAAIRHEEKETTGTSGLGELKNREQTDQSLRKRKKKRRQHEEEDLNMEEAVADGGTREAESRSCSDRKSRRSKKKRQQHQEEEDVLHVRDEGDEEDGRTRTAESKAYTGSSGRGKERQKQPEEERPGVHTDQRAKKKKQKKRN; from the exons GCAAAGGCCTGGGCCGGAAGGAGAATGGCATCACCCAGGCCCTCAGGGTAACGCTGAAGCAGGACACTCATGGG GTGGGACACGACCCTGCCAAAGAGTTCACAAACTACTGGTGGAATGATCTCTTCAACAAGACTGCGGCCAGCTTGGTAGTGAAAACTGGGCAG GATGGCGTACAGATAAGGTGCCTGTCTAAGGAGACCACCCGTCATGATCACGCCAAGCCCAACTTGCTGTATCAGAGGTTTGTGAAG ACGGCCACACTGACTTCAAGTGGGGAGAAGCCAGACAATGACTTGGAAAGCTGCAGTGATGACGACAGCCAGGGGCCCAAGCCTCCAAAGAT TCTGACTGATGAGATGATGCTCCAAGCCTGTGAGGGGCGAACAGCACATAA GGCTGCCCGTCTTGGGATCACGATGAAGGCTAAGCTTGCTCGGTTAGAGGCCCAGGAGCAGGCCTACCTGGCTTGTCTCAAAGGCCAGGACCCTGGGGTCCCTCAACTGCAGTCTGAGAGCAagcccccacaaaaaaagaaaaagaaaaggaagcagaaagaggaggaagaggccacGGCAACTGAAAGGAATGCAGAAGAGTACCTAGAACACACTGACCAGAGTGTcagaaaaagcaagaagaaaagacGGCATCGAGAAGAAAGTGTCACAGATGAGAGAGAGGAAGCAGCCATAAGGCATGAGGAAAAAGAGACCACAGGAACAAGTGGGCTTGGGGAATTGaaaaacagagaacaaactgatCAGTCCctcaggaaaaggaagaagaagaggaggcagCATGAGGAAGAAGACTTGAACATGGAGGAGGCTGTTGCAGATGGTGGGACCAGAGAAGCAGAAAGCAGATCATGCAGTGATCGGAAAAgtaggagaagcaagaagaaaagacagcagcatcaggaggaggaggatgtgttgCATGTAAGGGATGAAGGAGATGAGGAAGATGGCAGGACTAGGACAGCAGAGAGCAAGGCATACACTGGCTCAAGTGGCAGAGGTAAGGAGAGGCAGAAGCAACCAGAGGAGGAAAGACCTGGAGTCCACACTGACCAGCgagcaaaaaagaagaaacagaagaagagAAACTGA
- the NAXE gene encoding NAD(P)H-hydrate epimerase isoform X1 has translation MSGLRALLGLGLLVAGSRLSLLKVQAGACRAGATWWGPQRLISGGRGDSEVMASSAVKYLSQEEAQAVDQELFNEYQFSVDQLMELAGLSCATAIAKAYPPTSLSRSPPTVLVICGPGNNGGDGLVCARHLKLFGYQPTIYYPKRPNKPLFTALVTQCQKMDIPFLDEMPPEPMLIDELYELVVDAIFGFSFKGDVREPFRSILSVLSGLTVPIASIDIPSGWDVEKGNSGGIQPDLLISLTAPKKSATQFTGRYHYLGGRFVPPALEKKYQLNLPPYPDTECVYRLQ, from the exons ATGTCCGGGCTGCGGGCGCTCCTGGGGCTCGGGCTGCTGGTTGCGGGCTCGCGCCTATCGCTCCTCAAAGTCCAGGCCGGCGCCTGTCGCGCAGGAGCCACCTGGTGGGGGCCGCAGCGGCTGATCTCGGGTGGCCGCGGGGACTCAGAGGTCATGGCGAGCTCAGCAGTGAAGTACCTGAG CCAGGAGGAGGCCCAGGCCGTGGACCAGGAGCTGTTTAACGAGTACCAGTTCAGCGTGGACCAACTTATGGAGCTGGCCGGGCTGAGCTGTGCCACAGCCATTGCCAAG GCATATCCCCCCACGTCCTTGTCCAGGAGCCCCCCTACTGTCCTGGTCATCTGTGGCCCCGGGAATAATGGAGGAGATGGCCTGGTCTGTGCTAGACACCTCAAACTCTTT GGCTACCAGCCAACCATCTATTATCCTAAAAGGCCTAACAAGCCACTCTTCACTGCACTGGTGACCCAGTGCCAGAAAATGGACATCCCTTTCCTTGATGAAATGCCCCCAGAG CCCATGCTGATTGATGAACTATACGAGCTGGTGGTGGATGCCATCTTTGGCTTCAGCTTCAAGGGTGATGTTCGGGAGCCATTCCGCAGCATCCTGAGTGTCCTGAGTGGACTCACTGTGCCCATTGCCAGCATCGACATTCCCTCAG GATGGGATGTGGAGAAGGGAAACTCTGGAGGGATCCAGCCAGACTTGCTCATCTCCCTGACAGCACCCAAAAAGTCTGCAACCCAGTTTACTGGTCGCTACCACTACCTGGGGGGTCGTTTCGTGCCTCCTGCTCTGGAAAAGAAGTACCAGCTAAACCTGCCACCCTACCCTGACACAGAGTGTGTCTATCGTCTGCAGTGA